In one window of Phycisphaerales bacterium DNA:
- a CDS encoding GC-type dockerin domain-anchored protein: MRKHIAVPAALTVSVLAGAAQGDPVRLSHSVEEFLVTGGTAIACVSTAAPQTSSDNQFWRSFTLGDFGISDAVTIENIELGIEALTLPTLIEADITINLYQAPAGTAPALGLDLVGSTVATLGDRALEVVTVDVTGVVDAGNALIVEINVPDFQLLAGGLTGDVFFPGANSFGETAPSYISSTSCSTPDPTAYSAIGFPDVHLIIIANGETGGVGCRVDLDGDGALTIFDFLSFQNLFDAGDPAADFDGDGSLTIFDFLTFQNEFDAGCP, translated from the coding sequence ATGCGTAAGCACATCGCAGTTCCCGCAGCACTGACCGTCTCGGTTCTGGCCGGCGCGGCCCAGGGCGATCCGGTACGACTTTCCCACAGCGTCGAGGAATTCCTGGTCACCGGCGGCACGGCCATCGCCTGCGTCTCGACGGCGGCGCCGCAGACCAGCAGCGATAACCAGTTCTGGCGGTCGTTCACGCTGGGCGACTTTGGCATCTCCGATGCCGTGACCATCGAAAACATCGAGCTTGGGATCGAAGCCCTGACGTTGCCCACGCTCATCGAAGCAGACATCACCATCAATCTCTATCAGGCGCCGGCCGGAACGGCGCCGGCGCTCGGGCTCGATCTCGTGGGCTCGACCGTTGCAACGCTCGGGGATCGTGCGCTTGAGGTGGTGACCGTAGACGTAACGGGCGTCGTGGACGCCGGCAACGCGCTGATCGTCGAGATCAACGTGCCCGACTTCCAGTTGCTCGCGGGTGGGCTGACGGGCGACGTGTTCTTCCCCGGAGCCAATTCGTTCGGCGAGACGGCTCCCAGCTACATCAGTTCGACGTCGTGCTCGACGCCGGACCCGACGGCCTATTCCGCGATCGGATTTCCCGACGTCCACCTGATCATCATCGCCAATGGCGAGACCGGCGGCGTTGGATGCCGGGTCGATCTGGATGGCGACGGCGCCTTGACGATCTTCGACTTCCTGAGCTTCCAAAACCTGTTCGATGCTGGCGACCCGGCGGCCGACTTTGACGGCGACGGAAGCCTGACGATCTTCGACTTCCTCACGTTCCAGAACGAGTTCGACGCCGGCTGTCCGTAA
- a CDS encoding GC-type dockerin domain-anchored protein — protein MDRIASTVSVLALLAASGLALGQVTDGVTTEEAAPSDRAGWLALGDALFTPVDIDALTGDTGNLGVEFAFGYYWITHNGDFVTGTQVLNQYDTDWNLVESYLQLTNSPSWGQRDGASIEAENRLFFGAEAGELCEYVFDPSTQRLDLTASQILSSGALGTVRALAWDTDRNQFYTKDFGGTIQILDRDGFLLDLAAADPSAYGAGYDAVNGTLWLNAYIDTALGTTAPNTKLVEWDPDTRALTGREFDSVGSAPPGTTYHIPGGLDIATDGDCTYAVAMNQGGPVDFVSFWEIAGDCSGGGCRVDLDGDGSLTIFDFLEFQNLFDSGDLAADFDGDGSLTLFDFLAFQNEFDAGC, from the coding sequence ATGGATCGCATCGCTTCGACCGTTTCCGTTCTCGCACTCTTGGCCGCCAGCGGCCTGGCCCTGGGCCAGGTGACCGACGGCGTCACGACCGAGGAGGCTGCGCCTTCCGATCGGGCCGGCTGGCTCGCCCTGGGCGACGCCCTGTTCACGCCGGTGGACATCGACGCACTGACCGGTGACACCGGCAACCTGGGCGTCGAGTTCGCGTTCGGCTACTACTGGATCACCCACAACGGTGACTTCGTCACCGGCACGCAGGTGCTCAACCAGTACGACACCGACTGGAACCTGGTGGAGAGCTACCTCCAGTTGACCAACTCACCCAGCTGGGGCCAGCGCGACGGCGCTTCCATCGAGGCCGAGAACCGTCTGTTCTTCGGCGCCGAGGCCGGCGAACTGTGCGAGTACGTGTTCGACCCGAGCACCCAGCGGCTTGATTTGACCGCTTCCCAGATCCTGTCCAGCGGCGCGCTGGGCACCGTGCGTGCTCTGGCGTGGGACACCGATCGCAACCAGTTCTACACCAAGGACTTCGGCGGAACCATCCAGATCCTCGATCGCGATGGCTTCCTGCTCGATCTCGCTGCCGCTGACCCGTCCGCGTACGGTGCCGGTTACGACGCCGTGAACGGCACGCTGTGGCTGAACGCCTACATCGACACGGCGCTGGGCACCACCGCGCCCAACACCAAGCTTGTCGAGTGGGATCCGGACACCCGCGCCTTGACCGGTCGCGAGTTCGATTCCGTCGGCTCGGCGCCTCCCGGCACGACCTACCACATCCCCGGTGGTCTGGACATCGCCACCGATGGCGACTGCACGTACGCCGTCGCAATGAACCAGGGCGGTCCGGTCGACTTCGTCAGCTTCTGGGAGATCGCCGGCGACTGCTCGGGTGGTGGATGCCGCGTCGACCTGGACGGCGATGGTTCGCTGACCATCTTCGACTTCCTGGAGTTCCAGAACCTGTTCGACTCGGGCGACCTCGCCGCCGACTTTGACGGCGATGGCAGCCTGACGCTGTTCGACTTCCTGGCCTTCCAGAACGAGTTCGACGCTGGCTGCTGA
- a CDS encoding S8 family serine peptidase gives MPRSRCLVLLLSCALAATASAAPQRAPRQPLAKADLAQRPAYPHRLVVKFHDHVGARAMGDGTLTSVRGVDLAPLVDTLAAASAGDAPVRFEPVIELTEAQLQHFLADAAARSGRAQPDLGAILVVRTDEADDADVAAMARALHASDLIEYVHYEQLWPQPPGGPDACTDTLPTTPQMVQFQDYLGEDPGLGMAAAWAEPGGDGAGVRIADCEYWFRPDHEDLCNVIPEPGQQPHPDIIAFGWHEHGTAVLGEMVGGDNAYGVRGIAPGAEAWFFPEASVSEPFRRVAAVTNAIAAMDAGDVVLLEMQTFGPGGDYAPAELDPAIWLVTRAGVDRGVVVVAAAGNGTQNLDSAAYAEYRSRGDSGAIIVGAGTSTTAHAKLGFSTFGSRVNVQGWGENVFTAGYGHFAVVGGDRNQSYTDLFSGTSSASPFIAGVAASLQGIAKATTGGPIPPEDLRRLLIDTGRPQGAGGHIGPFPDVAAAVDAVLASSCRADFDGDGSLTLFDFLAFQTSFAAGELRADLDGDGEFTLFDFLAFQSAFDAGCP, from the coding sequence ATGCCCCGATCGCGCTGCCTCGTCCTGCTGCTCTCGTGTGCGCTGGCGGCGACCGCCAGCGCGGCGCCCCAGCGTGCCCCCCGCCAGCCCCTGGCCAAGGCCGACCTGGCCCAGCGGCCGGCGTACCCGCACCGGCTGGTGGTGAAGTTCCACGACCACGTGGGCGCGCGGGCGATGGGGGATGGCACGCTCACGAGCGTGCGCGGGGTCGATCTGGCCCCGCTCGTCGACACGCTGGCGGCCGCGAGCGCCGGCGACGCGCCGGTGCGCTTCGAGCCGGTGATCGAGCTGACCGAGGCCCAGTTGCAGCACTTCCTGGCCGACGCGGCGGCCCGGAGCGGCCGGGCCCAGCCCGACCTGGGGGCCATCCTGGTGGTCCGCACCGACGAGGCCGACGATGCCGACGTGGCGGCGATGGCGCGGGCGCTGCACGCGAGCGACCTGATCGAGTACGTGCACTACGAGCAGCTCTGGCCCCAGCCGCCCGGCGGGCCCGACGCCTGCACCGACACGCTGCCCACCACGCCGCAGATGGTCCAGTTCCAGGATTACCTGGGCGAGGACCCGGGCCTGGGCATGGCGGCGGCCTGGGCCGAGCCGGGCGGGGATGGCGCGGGCGTGCGCATCGCCGATTGCGAATACTGGTTCCGCCCCGACCATGAAGACCTGTGCAACGTCATCCCCGAGCCCGGCCAGCAACCGCATCCGGACATCATCGCCTTCGGCTGGCACGAGCACGGGACGGCGGTGCTGGGCGAGATGGTGGGCGGCGACAACGCCTACGGCGTACGCGGCATCGCGCCCGGGGCCGAGGCATGGTTCTTCCCCGAGGCGTCGGTGAGCGAGCCATTCCGTCGCGTGGCGGCTGTCACCAATGCCATCGCCGCGATGGACGCCGGCGACGTGGTGCTGCTGGAGATGCAGACGTTCGGCCCCGGCGGGGACTATGCGCCGGCGGAGCTGGACCCGGCGATCTGGCTGGTGACGCGGGCGGGGGTCGATCGCGGGGTGGTCGTCGTGGCGGCGGCGGGCAACGGCACCCAGAACCTGGACTCGGCCGCCTACGCCGAGTACCGCTCACGTGGTGACAGCGGGGCGATCATCGTGGGCGCTGGGACCTCGACGACGGCGCACGCCAAGCTCGGCTTCAGCACGTTCGGCTCGCGGGTCAACGTCCAGGGATGGGGCGAGAACGTGTTCACTGCGGGCTATGGCCACTTCGCGGTCGTCGGCGGTGACCGCAACCAGAGCTACACGGACTTGTTCAGCGGTACCAGTTCGGCCTCGCCATTCATCGCCGGCGTGGCGGCGTCGCTCCAGGGCATCGCCAAGGCCACGACGGGCGGGCCGATCCCGCCCGAAGATCTGCGGCGCTTGCTGATCGATACCGGGCGGCCGCAGGGTGCTGGCGGGCATATCGGACCATTTCCGGATGTCGCCGCCGCGGTTGACGCGGTACTGGCCTCGAGTTGTCGCGCCGACTTCGACGGGGACGGCTCGCTCACGCTGTTCGATTTCCTGGCGTTCCAGACCAGCTTCGCCGCCGGAGAACTCCGGGCCGACCTGGACGGGGACGGCGAGTTCACGCTCTTCGATTTCCTGGCATTTCAAAGCGCTTTCGACGCGGGCTGCCCCTGA
- a CDS encoding MATE family efflux transporter, which translates to MNPTRSSTLARIAGALDWRNATGVVDILRAPPDQPRGLDDQGRLRSGRLKGLSMTMAIWVLSWPILVESALNALVGLTDTVLASQIGVGSEDGLGSLGVSAVDAVDAISAASYIMWFIGLTFMALGMGATSLISRSVGRGRMGVAGAAMAQCLLLGVILATAVGGLVAVSTTWIPGFMDLSEAGTKAFRYYMLVIAAGTPLAGLLFGGIACLRGAGDSVRPLWAMIARNVVNILVSFALSGIDLPFLANPFSFDMGIVGIAIGTVAGDAVGALLILGFCFAGASGVKLRVRRLRPHWHTIRRLVRLGLPNYFETLGMWVGNFAIVFFVAHLAAKDAMQTLAASTPGQSAGLLGSHMWAIRIESLSFLPGFAMGIAAATLAGQYLGAGSPRHAIRGVLICAGLASLLMGSLGVLMFLFPTHITNALTPVPEHREVVPTLLMICGVVQIPFALAIVFRQALRGVGDVRVVMGLTWFTTYGVRLPAAYLASGVRLPLPDFLGGGELPNPLGELMGWEPSLARMWLAMCGELVIRGIVFAVRFGQGTWTKIRV; encoded by the coding sequence ATGAACCCGACACGCTCCAGCACGCTCGCCCGCATCGCCGGGGCCCTCGACTGGCGCAACGCCACGGGCGTGGTGGACATCCTGCGAGCCCCGCCCGACCAGCCCCGCGGCCTGGACGACCAGGGCCGCCTGCGCTCGGGCCGGCTCAAGGGCCTGAGCATGACCATGGCCATCTGGGTCCTCTCCTGGCCCATCCTGGTCGAGAGCGCCCTGAACGCCCTGGTCGGCCTCACCGACACCGTGCTGGCCAGCCAGATCGGCGTGGGCAGCGAGGACGGCCTGGGCTCGCTGGGCGTCTCGGCCGTCGACGCCGTCGACGCCATCAGCGCCGCAAGCTACATCATGTGGTTCATCGGCCTGACCTTCATGGCCCTGGGCATGGGCGCCACCAGCCTCATCAGCCGTTCAGTGGGCCGGGGCCGCATGGGCGTGGCGGGCGCGGCGATGGCCCAGTGCCTGCTGCTGGGCGTCATCCTGGCCACCGCCGTGGGCGGGCTGGTGGCCGTCAGCACGACCTGGATCCCCGGCTTCATGGACCTCAGCGAGGCCGGCACGAAGGCCTTCCGGTACTACATGCTCGTCATCGCCGCGGGCACGCCGCTGGCCGGGCTGCTCTTCGGCGGCATCGCGTGCCTGCGCGGCGCGGGCGACTCGGTGCGCCCCCTGTGGGCCATGATCGCGCGCAACGTCGTGAACATCCTGGTCAGCTTCGCGCTCAGCGGCATCGACCTGCCCTTCCTGGCCAATCCATTCAGCTTCGACATGGGCATCGTGGGCATCGCCATCGGCACCGTCGCGGGCGACGCCGTGGGCGCGTTGCTCATTCTTGGTTTCTGCTTCGCCGGCGCTTCGGGCGTCAAGCTCCGCGTGCGCCGGCTGCGCCCCCACTGGCACACCATCCGCCGGCTCGTGCGCCTCGGCCTGCCCAACTACTTCGAGACCCTGGGCATGTGGGTGGGCAACTTCGCCATCGTCTTCTTCGTCGCGCACCTGGCCGCCAAGGACGCGATGCAGACCCTCGCCGCCTCGACCCCCGGACAGTCCGCCGGCCTCCTGGGCTCGCACATGTGGGCCATCCGCATCGAGTCCTTAAGCTTCCTGCCCGGCTTCGCCATGGGCATCGCCGCCGCCACGCTCGCGGGCCAGTACCTGGGCGCCGGCAGCCCGCGGCACGCCATCCGCGGCGTGCTCATCTGCGCGGGGCTCGCCTCGCTGCTCATGGGCTCGCTGGGCGTGCTCATGTTCCTCTTCCCCACGCACATCACCAACGCCCTGACGCCCGTGCCCGAGCACCGCGAGGTCGTGCCGACGCTCCTGATGATCTGCGGCGTGGTGCAAATCCCCTTCGCGCTGGCCATCGTCTTCCGCCAGGCATTGCGCGGCGTGGGCGACGTGCGCGTGGTCATGGGCCTGACCTGGTTCACAACGTATGGCGTCCGCCTGCCCGCCGCCTACCTGGCCAGCGGCGTGCGGCTGCCCTTGCCCGATTTCCTCGGCGGCGGCGAGTTGCCCAACCCCCTGGGCGAGCTCATGGGCTGGGAGCCCAGCCTCGCGCGCATGTGGCTTGCGATGTGCGGCGAGCTGGTCATCCGCGGCATCGTCTTCGCCGTGCGCTTCGGGCAAGGCACGTGGACGAAGATCCGGGTGTGA
- a CDS encoding GC-type dockerin domain-anchored protein: MMRTTTAAALAPALLVPIAGLTTAASAQDFVEGVNHTIPLETTWTATRGHEQAFLWTAQNDFDMIQMLWHTSAIADGVIRLRENDGGQPGAILREVSFSSTSTGWGGDVFGTPYTVTAGDQYFVTFSSLVADYRDFVAVDHPDAVQMTYFWQPFDSGSSWNGPFSGAPGRRPIMFYGGDLSCYADFDEDGDLTIFDFLAFQNAFDAGDLAADCDEDGDLTLFDFLCYQNAFDAGCE; the protein is encoded by the coding sequence ATGATGCGTACCACGACCGCTGCCGCCCTCGCCCCCGCCCTGCTCGTTCCCATCGCCGGCCTGACCACCGCCGCCAGCGCCCAGGACTTCGTCGAGGGCGTCAACCACACCATCCCGCTCGAAACCACCTGGACGGCCACGCGCGGGCACGAGCAGGCGTTCCTGTGGACCGCCCAGAACGACTTCGACATGATCCAGATGCTCTGGCACACCAGCGCCATCGCCGACGGGGTCATCCGCCTGCGCGAGAACGACGGCGGCCAGCCGGGGGCCATCCTCCGCGAGGTCAGCTTCTCCAGCACGTCCACCGGCTGGGGCGGGGACGTCTTCGGCACGCCCTACACCGTTACCGCCGGCGACCAGTACTTCGTCACCTTCTCGAGCCTGGTGGCCGACTACCGCGACTTCGTGGCCGTCGACCACCCCGACGCCGTGCAGATGACCTACTTCTGGCAGCCCTTCGACAGCGGCAGCAGCTGGAACGGTCCGTTCAGCGGCGCCCCGGGCCGCCGGCCGATCATGTTCTACGGCGGCGACCTGAGCTGCTACGCCGACTTCGATGAGGACGGTGACCTGACGATCTTCGACTTCCTGGCCTTCCAGAACGCCTTCGACGCGGGTGACCTGGCGGCGGATTGCGACGAGGACGGCGACCTGACGCTGTTCGACTTCCTGTGCTACCAGAACGCGTTCGACGCGGGATGTGAGTGA
- a CDS encoding choice-of-anchor R domain-containing protein, with protein sequence MKTASLLIAAAAAFTVSAQTMAEVIISNHPGNDGTQTAGINATTRTKGMGFTMPGGSDLGLDALTMRLDITSVDVVPVVEIYSDGGGAPGTLLTTLENPASFSPGIGDYTFTPADSFTLAGGETYWIVASSAVGTYDWKASSPAETPTGLATHAGATFGAYPPVGSSSILTTYFIEASTACRVDLDGDGQLTIFDFLEFQNLFDAGDPIADFDGDGQLTIFDFLAFQNEFDAGCE encoded by the coding sequence ATGAAGACTGCTTCTCTTCTCATTGCCGCTGCGGCGGCGTTCACCGTTTCCGCCCAGACCATGGCGGAAGTGATCATCAGCAACCATCCCGGCAACGACGGGACCCAGACCGCCGGCATCAACGCGACCACACGCACCAAGGGCATGGGCTTCACGATGCCCGGCGGGTCCGACCTGGGGCTCGACGCCCTGACCATGCGCCTGGACATCACTTCGGTCGATGTCGTCCCGGTGGTGGAGATCTACAGCGATGGCGGCGGCGCTCCGGGCACGCTGCTCACCACCCTGGAGAATCCCGCCTCATTCAGCCCCGGCATCGGCGACTACACCTTTACCCCCGCAGATTCGTTCACCCTCGCGGGCGGCGAGACCTACTGGATCGTCGCCTCCTCGGCCGTGGGCACCTACGACTGGAAGGCCAGCTCGCCCGCAGAGACGCCCACCGGCCTGGCCACGCACGCGGGCGCCACCTTCGGGGCCTACCCGCCCGTGGGCTCGAGCAGCATCCTGACCACCTACTTCATCGAAGCCTCGACCGCCTGCCGGGTCGACCTGGACGGCGACGGCCAGCTCACGATCTTCGACTTCCTGGAGTTCCAGAACCTCTTCGACGCGGGCGACCCCATCGCCGACTTCGACGGCGATGGCCAGCTCACGATCTTCGACTTCCTCGCCTTCCAGAACGAGTTCGACGCCGGCTGCGAGTAG
- a CDS encoding GC-type dockerin domain-anchored protein: protein MRRNTNKAVLTSAMALAILAGAATTSADDACRWELKIKRKAILSDNFEVELWAHVPDDVHAFAGAHLDLLTSGVDWIDVGDCLLGLGHIGDIVGDDVRDIEMGQIHFPPAMIYADTTNPIRVWCGEFEAQGGFPYRSVLTSTDQFGYYVDESSSDTEDCSPMEALRTVFVGPIVIGDWIAATFDGTIGVPSGDGLILEAEGTAVPEIAAAITDEAASWAPGSTFEHTIDVNDLPGGATVELDWFPWWQTGGLLREGLSATMAKTVIPGGPPTIEVTPDFGDVGVPRVPTRLLLEGRVVGEPILGSGASFSLFNPCFELTWCWVLNQFDQMVLVLKCEDPFDIELGGRRYMVDAIELDPSQAPGAAGGLDRVEVRARGTRSIEITSAGFSGGACRADCDGNGELNIFDFLCFQNLFASGDLAADFDGDGRLTIFDFLEFQNAFAIGCG from the coding sequence ATGCGACGCAACACGAACAAGGCGGTTCTTACTTCAGCCATGGCTCTGGCGATCCTCGCTGGCGCGGCAACGACCAGCGCAGACGACGCATGCCGATGGGAGCTGAAGATCAAGCGGAAGGCCATCCTGTCGGACAACTTCGAGGTCGAGCTGTGGGCGCACGTTCCCGATGACGTCCACGCGTTCGCCGGCGCCCATCTCGACCTGCTCACCAGCGGCGTCGACTGGATCGACGTGGGCGACTGCTTGCTTGGATTGGGCCACATCGGCGACATCGTCGGCGACGATGTCCGTGACATCGAGATGGGCCAGATCCACTTCCCACCTGCCATGATCTACGCGGACACCACCAATCCGATCCGTGTCTGGTGCGGCGAATTCGAGGCACAGGGCGGGTTCCCGTATCGCAGCGTGCTGACGAGCACGGATCAATTCGGGTACTACGTAGACGAATCATCATCCGACACGGAAGACTGCTCTCCGATGGAAGCCCTGCGTACCGTCTTCGTCGGCCCCATCGTCATCGGCGACTGGATCGCCGCGACCTTCGATGGCACCATCGGCGTTCCGAGCGGCGATGGACTGATCCTTGAAGCCGAGGGCACCGCCGTGCCGGAGATCGCCGCGGCGATCACCGACGAAGCGGCCTCGTGGGCGCCCGGCTCGACCTTCGAACACACCATCGACGTCAACGATTTGCCCGGCGGCGCGACGGTCGAACTCGACTGGTTCCCATGGTGGCAGACGGGTGGCCTGCTCCGCGAGGGTTTGTCGGCCACTATGGCGAAAACCGTCATCCCGGGCGGCCCGCCCACGATCGAGGTGACACCCGACTTTGGCGACGTCGGCGTGCCGCGCGTGCCCACCCGACTGTTGCTCGAGGGTCGCGTGGTCGGGGAACCCATCCTGGGCTCGGGCGCCTCGTTCAGCCTGTTCAATCCGTGCTTCGAGTTGACCTGGTGCTGGGTACTCAACCAGTTCGATCAGATGGTGCTCGTGTTGAAGTGCGAGGACCCGTTCGACATCGAACTCGGCGGCCGCCGCTATATGGTCGACGCCATCGAGCTGGACCCAAGCCAGGCGCCCGGGGCCGCCGGGGGACTCGATCGCGTCGAGGTTCGCGCCCGCGGCACGCGCTCGATCGAGATCACGAGCGCCGGCTTCTCCGGCGGCGCCTGCCGGGCCGACTGCGACGGCAACGGCGAGCTGAACATCTTCGACTTCCTGTGCTTCCAGAACCTCTTCGCCAGCGGCGACCTCGCCGCCGACTTCGACGGGGACGGGCGGCTGACGATCTTCGACTTCCTCGAATTCCAGAACGCGTTCGCCATTGGCTGCGGCTGA
- a CDS encoding pyroglutamyl-peptidase I, with product MATRMLVTGFEPFGGSDENPSMRIVRALEEEPPAGVQLATGVLPVTWSGAWPALLSLMGGHRPEVIVMLGQSGKRPSVTVERFALNFGRGRIGDNDGVERCDGSLVDGAPLALASTIDVDGVVGAMEAAGVAARPSHDAGAFLCNAVLFHALLRAGPGQRAGFIHVPMLPGQKGAQEGEPTMDAAQSEAAVRAALEFVRA from the coding sequence ATGGCCACCCGCATGCTCGTGACCGGCTTCGAACCCTTCGGCGGCAGCGACGAGAATCCGTCGATGCGGATCGTTCGCGCGCTCGAAGAAGAGCCGCCCGCGGGCGTTCAACTGGCAACGGGCGTCTTGCCGGTGACGTGGTCGGGCGCCTGGCCGGCGCTGCTGTCGCTCATGGGGGGGCATCGGCCGGAGGTCATCGTGATGCTGGGCCAGAGCGGCAAGCGTCCGTCGGTGACCGTCGAGCGCTTCGCGCTGAACTTCGGGCGCGGCCGAATCGGCGACAACGATGGCGTCGAGCGTTGCGATGGTTCGCTCGTCGATGGTGCGCCGCTCGCGCTGGCCTCGACGATCGACGTCGACGGCGTGGTGGGGGCGATGGAAGCTGCGGGCGTGGCGGCGCGGCCGAGCCACGATGCGGGCGCGTTCCTGTGCAACGCCGTGCTGTTCCACGCGCTGCTGCGCGCCGGGCCCGGCCAGCGGGCGGGGTTCATCCACGTGCCCATGCTGCCCGGCCAGAAGGGCGCCCAGGAGGGCGAACCCACGATGGACGCGGCGCAGAGCGAAGCGGCCGTGCGGGCGGCGCTCGAGTTCGTGCGTGCGTAG
- a CDS encoding class I SAM-dependent methyltransferase: protein MELPLEDWQAYVDTGPAHELLCVDPDPGVVELASLRKDWPQGLVAVAVEAARARMRAIDKFHPELADRIIADEEGVMVASSALAASHKAARFVQAGAATALDLCCGIGADAYELGRAGLAVTGVDRSPVRAWMAWMNAQCERLVADVEDQAVLERVRGAFVHLDPSRRTGSKRTHAYEDYQPGPETIERIIDAAAGACVKLGPGVDFSRLPTPPGSFVELISEFGRLTQALLWTGTLAAHQGVKPGHRVATRLPGGERFAAEPGPLIDLGAWYDSSGPERPVLEHLYEADPALERGSLLGAFAESHGLRPIHPAVGVLTGEKIIDSPWLTRFGVLEAMPWRRKAVKARLRELGAGIVAVKTRAKLVDPDALQKDLRGTGDEELTLFVLRLGDKPTAIITRRATDEPSVGP, encoded by the coding sequence GTGGAGCTTCCCCTCGAAGACTGGCAGGCATACGTGGACACCGGCCCGGCCCACGAGCTGCTGTGCGTCGACCCCGACCCCGGCGTGGTCGAGCTGGCGAGCCTGCGCAAGGACTGGCCCCAGGGCCTGGTCGCCGTGGCGGTCGAGGCGGCGCGGGCCCGCATGCGGGCGATAGACAAGTTCCACCCCGAGCTGGCCGATCGCATCATCGCCGACGAAGAAGGCGTCATGGTCGCCTCCTCGGCCCTGGCCGCGTCGCACAAGGCGGCGCGGTTCGTCCAGGCGGGCGCCGCCACGGCGCTGGACCTGTGCTGCGGCATCGGCGCCGACGCGTACGAACTCGGCCGCGCCGGACTGGCCGTCACGGGCGTCGATCGCAGCCCCGTGCGCGCGTGGATGGCGTGGATGAACGCGCAATGCGAGCGGCTTGTCGCGGACGTTGAGGATCAAGCCGTGCTCGAGCGCGTGCGGGGCGCCTTTGTGCACCTGGACCCCAGCCGACGCACGGGCTCGAAGCGGACCCACGCGTACGAGGACTACCAGCCCGGCCCCGAGACCATCGAGCGCATCATCGACGCCGCCGCGGGCGCGTGCGTGAAGCTGGGGCCCGGCGTCGACTTCTCGCGCCTGCCAACCCCGCCCGGCTCCTTCGTCGAGCTGATCAGCGAGTTCGGCCGCCTCACCCAGGCATTGCTGTGGACCGGCACGCTCGCGGCGCACCAGGGCGTCAAGCCGGGCCATCGCGTCGCGACACGCCTGCCCGGGGGCGAGCGGTTCGCGGCCGAGCCCGGGCCGCTCATTGATCTGGGCGCGTGGTACGACTCGAGCGGTCCGGAGCGCCCGGTGCTCGAACACCTCTACGAGGCTGACCCCGCGCTCGAGCGTGGTTCGCTGCTGGGTGCCTTTGCCGAATCCCACGGCCTGCGGCCCATCCATCCGGCGGTGGGCGTGCTGACGGGCGAGAAGATCATCGATTCGCCGTGGCTGACCCGTTTCGGCGTGCTCGAGGCGATGCCCTGGCGGCGCAAGGCGGTCAAGGCCAGGCTGCGCGAGCTGGGCGCCGGCATCGTGGCGGTCAAGACCCGCGCCAAGCTGGTCGACCCCGATGCGCTGCAGAAGGACCTTCGCGGCACGGGCGACGAGGAATTGACCCTGTTCGTCCTGCGCCTGGGCGACAAGCCCACCGCCATCATCACGCGGCGGGCGACCGATGAACCGTCAGTTGGCCCCTGA